Proteins from a single region of Aureibacter tunicatorum:
- the ribD gene encoding bifunctional diaminohydroxyphosphoribosylaminopyrimidine deaminase/5-amino-6-(5-phosphoribosylamino)uracil reductase RibD, which translates to MQDKDTKYMKRALELAQLGLGTTSPNPMVGCVIVHQDKIIGEGWHFQSGKPHAEVNAIASVKDKSLLKESTAYVTLEPCSHYGKTPPCADLLIQHKVKKVVVANLDTNPLVSGRGIKKMKDAGIIVEHGILDQEARQLNKRFFCFHENERPYIILKWAQTYDGFIARKNYDSKWISNSLSRKLVHKWRSEEDAIMVATNTAHYDNPSLNVRTWNGKNPTRIVLDKHLRLHPELTLFDQNQMTICYNLHQDHSKSMLEFVKVDENNLIDDIFKDLHSRKVQSIIIEGGAFLLQSLIEEGLWDEARVFKSPAMFEDGIKAPNIQGSIISQSQIDNDELNIILNKKSIN; encoded by the coding sequence ATGCAAGATAAAGATACTAAATATATGAAAAGGGCCTTGGAGTTAGCTCAGCTAGGCCTAGGAACCACATCTCCCAATCCAATGGTTGGGTGCGTCATTGTCCATCAAGACAAAATCATAGGAGAAGGCTGGCATTTTCAATCCGGCAAACCTCATGCGGAAGTCAATGCAATTGCGTCAGTAAAAGACAAAAGTTTGCTTAAAGAATCAACTGCCTATGTAACTTTAGAGCCATGCAGCCACTATGGAAAAACTCCACCTTGCGCGGATTTATTAATTCAACATAAAGTCAAGAAAGTTGTCGTCGCAAATCTTGACACCAACCCTTTAGTATCCGGCAGAGGCATAAAAAAAATGAAAGATGCAGGAATCATTGTGGAGCACGGTATTTTAGATCAAGAAGCAAGACAATTAAATAAAAGATTTTTTTGTTTTCATGAAAATGAAAGACCATATATCATATTAAAATGGGCGCAAACTTACGATGGTTTTATTGCCCGAAAAAACTATGATTCAAAATGGATCAGCAATTCTCTTTCCAGAAAACTGGTTCACAAATGGAGATCCGAGGAAGACGCGATCATGGTTGCTACAAATACTGCCCATTACGACAATCCTTCATTGAATGTACGAACTTGGAATGGCAAAAACCCTACTCGCATAGTGCTTGACAAACATTTACGATTGCATCCGGAATTAACTCTATTCGATCAAAATCAAATGACTATTTGCTATAATCTTCATCAAGACCATAGCAAATCCATGCTCGAATTCGTTAAGGTTGATGAAAACAATTTGATTGATGATATTTTTAAAGATCTTCATTCAAGAAAAGTTCAATCAATAATCATAGAGGGAGGGGCCTTTTTATTGCAAAGCTTAATCGAAGAAGGCTTATGGGATGAAGCAAGAGTTTTTAAAAGTCCAGCCATGTTTGAGGATGGAATAAAAGCCCCTAACATACAAGGCTCAATTATAAGTCAAAGTCAGATCGACAATGATGAATTAAATATAATCTTAAACAAAAAATCTATAAACTAA
- a CDS encoding GAF domain-containing protein: MSETLLIDQSASKKEKYEALIPQIKALISTESDITANLANVSAALKEAMNFFWVGFYIVKNDELVLGPFQGPIACTRIKKGKGVCGTAWQNAETILVPNVDQFPGHIACSSASKSEIVVPVIKSGSVEMILDVDSDKLNDFDSNDQIYLEKLCAYISEKI; this comes from the coding sequence ATGAGCGAAACATTACTGATCGACCAAAGTGCCAGTAAAAAAGAAAAATACGAGGCGCTTATTCCTCAAATCAAAGCACTAATTTCAACAGAAAGCGATATTACAGCAAACTTAGCCAATGTATCAGCAGCGCTTAAGGAAGCTATGAACTTTTTTTGGGTCGGCTTTTATATTGTCAAAAATGATGAATTGGTATTAGGACCTTTTCAGGGGCCTATTGCTTGCACAAGAATTAAAAAAGGAAAAGGCGTATGCGGTACAGCATGGCAAAATGCAGAAACAATACTTGTGCCTAATGTTGACCAATTTCCTGGACACATAGCATGCAGTAGCGCATCAAAATCTGAAATTGTAGTGCCTGTAATTAAATCTGGCAGTGTAGAAATGATATTGGATGTAGATAGCGATAAACTCAATGACTTCGACTCTAATGATCAAATTTATTTAGAAAAGCTTTGTGCTTATATTTCTGAAAAAATATAA
- a CDS encoding MarC family protein, producing MDELATFAIGLLTITNPIGNIAIFASMTKDYSLKDSRHIAKVTSIAVFVIMLISIWTGEKLLGFFGIDLPAFESAGGLMLMLLGLSMLQSKGNDMHGTESEKNMKCDKESKTSIAVVPISMPLIVGPATITTLIVATHKFESVLQKSYLSLICLVITALIWLSLYFSSTLNQVLGEAGAKITIRIMGIILTSIAFVMLAKGLKGLFPILNS from the coding sequence ATGGATGAATTAGCTACTTTTGCTATTGGCTTGTTGACAATAACTAATCCTATTGGAAACATAGCGATATTTGCTTCAATGACTAAAGATTATAGCCTTAAGGATTCACGTCATATCGCCAAGGTAACATCTATCGCGGTATTTGTGATTATGTTGATTTCAATTTGGACGGGAGAAAAACTTCTTGGATTTTTTGGAATAGATTTGCCTGCTTTTGAGTCAGCAGGGGGCTTGATGCTTATGTTGTTGGGATTGTCAATGCTACAAAGCAAAGGGAATGATATGCACGGAACCGAGTCTGAAAAAAACATGAAATGCGATAAGGAATCAAAAACGTCGATAGCTGTAGTGCCGATTTCAATGCCCTTGATCGTTGGTCCTGCCACAATTACCACATTGATCGTGGCAACTCACAAATTTGAGTCCGTATTACAAAAAAGCTATCTTAGTTTGATATGTTTGGTTATAACAGCACTAATTTGGTTGAGTTTATATTTTTCTTCAACTTTGAATCAAGTATTAGGCGAAGCAGGAGCGAAAATAACGATAAGAATAATGGGAATAATTTTGACTTCTATAGCTTTTGTGATGTTGGCTAAAGGTTTGAAAGGCTTATTCCCAATATTAAACTCATAA
- the nqrE gene encoding NADH:ubiquinone reductase (Na(+)-transporting) subunit E, with protein MDLINLGIKSIFIDNMVFAYFLGMCSYLAVSKKVSTATGLGIAVVFVLTITVPVNWMIQEYILKEGALAWMSPSFKTVDLSFLQFIMFIAVIASMVQLVEMIIEKFSPSLYGSLGIFLPLIAVNCAILGSSLFMVQREYTLAESTVYGFSSGIGWLLAIIALAAIRERMKYSNVPDGLKGLGITMIITGLMGLAFMGMLGISL; from the coding sequence ATGGATTTAATTAACTTAGGTATAAAGTCGATTTTTATCGACAATATGGTGTTTGCTTATTTCTTGGGTATGTGTTCATACTTGGCTGTATCTAAGAAAGTATCTACTGCAACTGGTTTGGGTATCGCTGTAGTATTCGTACTTACGATTACAGTGCCTGTAAACTGGATGATTCAGGAGTACATTTTGAAAGAAGGTGCTTTGGCATGGATGAGTCCTAGTTTCAAGACGGTTGATTTGAGTTTCTTGCAGTTTATCATGTTTATTGCTGTTATCGCTTCGATGGTGCAGTTGGTGGAGATGATCATTGAGAAATTCTCTCCATCTTTGTATGGATCATTAGGTATATTCTTGCCATTGATCGCTGTAAACTGTGCTATCTTAGGTTCTTCTCTATTCATGGTTCAAAGAGAGTACACATTGGCTGAATCTACAGTGTATGGATTTTCTTCTGGTATTGGTTGGTTGCTAGCTATTATTGCATTGGCGGCTATCCGTGAGAGAATGAAGTATTCAAATGTGCCTGATGGATTGAAAGGATTAGGTATTACTATGATTATCACAGGATTGATGGGATTGGCATTCATGGGAATGTTGGGTATCTCATTGTAA
- a CDS encoding NADH:ubiquinone reductase (Na(+)-transporting) subunit D, with amino-acid sequence MSEENKNPVTEANPPVKKASEPLFSKRRKKFISDPLNDDNPITIQVLGICSALAVTSQLKPTFVMSVAVMFVIIFANLIVSIIRNLIPSSIRIIVQLAVIATLVILVDQVLKAYLYDVSKLLSVFVGLIITNCIVMGRLEAFAMGNKPTDSVLDGIGSGLGYAWVILVVAFFRELFGSGSLFGFKVFEAIGLENFPTNGLMVTSVGAFIILGLIIWVQRSKTGYVEH; translated from the coding sequence ATGAGTGAAGAAAATAAAAATCCGGTAACTGAAGCTAATCCTCCTGTTAAGAAGGCTAGCGAGCCTCTTTTCTCAAAGAGAAGAAAGAAGTTCATCAGCGACCCGTTGAATGATGATAACCCGATTACTATTCAGGTATTGGGTATTTGTTCTGCTTTGGCGGTGACATCGCAGCTTAAGCCGACATTTGTAATGTCAGTAGCGGTAATGTTTGTAATTATCTTTGCAAACTTGATCGTTTCAATCATCCGTAATTTGATCCCTTCCAGTATCAGAATTATCGTTCAGCTTGCGGTTATCGCAACATTGGTGATTTTGGTAGACCAGGTGCTTAAAGCTTATTTGTACGATGTGTCCAAGTTGCTTTCTGTATTCGTAGGTTTGATTATTACGAACTGTATTGTGATGGGACGTTTGGAAGCTTTTGCTATGGGTAACAAGCCTACTGACTCTGTCCTTGATGGTATCGGTAGTGGTTTGGGTTACGCTTGGGTAATTCTAGTAGTTGCTTTCTTTAGAGAGTTGTTTGGTAGTGGTTCTTTGTTTGGATTCAAAGTTTTTGAAGCTATTGGATTGGAGAACTTCCCTACAAATGGTTTGATGGTGACTTCAGTGGGTGCATTTATCATCCTAGGGCTTATCATCTGGGTGCAGAGATCGAAAACTGGTTACGTAGAACATTAA
- the nqrC gene encoding NADH:ubiquinone reductase (Na(+)-transporting) subunit C, which yields MRQSNSYIIIFSIAMTVVVGGLLSLAAVALKPMQKIQVELDTKKSILKSVMTLSGTENVTEIYNNRIVSLVVDAQGNEVSETKGGDPVIAENVNIKKEFKKKADERIFPVFKFVADGDPNKVEAYILPIYGNGLWNNIWGYIAINPDWNTIEGIVFDHAGETPGLGARITEEEVQERYKNRLLFDQNGKLISVQMVKGEGHPEAELGSHKVDGMSGATLTANGVNDMLYNYMSYYLPYIKKNKK from the coding sequence GTGCGACAGTCTAATTCATACATTATTATCTTTTCCATTGCCATGACAGTTGTTGTGGGTGGATTGTTGTCTCTTGCTGCTGTGGCATTGAAGCCTATGCAAAAGATTCAGGTTGAACTTGACACTAAAAAGTCTATCTTGAAATCGGTGATGACTTTGTCAGGAACAGAAAATGTTACCGAGATTTACAATAACAGAATTGTTTCTTTGGTAGTTGATGCTCAAGGTAACGAAGTGTCTGAAACTAAAGGTGGAGATCCTGTGATCGCAGAAAATGTGAACATTAAAAAAGAGTTCAAGAAAAAAGCGGATGAAAGAATATTTCCAGTATTCAAATTCGTAGCGGATGGAGACCCTAATAAAGTAGAAGCGTATATTTTGCCTATTTACGGTAACGGTCTTTGGAATAATATCTGGGGTTATATTGCGATCAATCCTGATTGGAATACTATCGAAGGTATTGTTTTTGATCACGCAGGTGAAACTCCTGGTCTAGGAGCTAGAATCACTGAAGAAGAGGTTCAGGAGCGTTACAAGAATCGTTTGCTTTTTGATCAGAATGGCAAGTTGATTTCTGTGCAAATGGTAAAAGGAGAAGGTCATCCAGAAGCTGAGCTTGGTTCTCATAAAGTGGATGGTATGTCTGGAGCGACATTGACAGCTAATGGTGTTAATGATATGCTTTACAACTACATGAGCTACTACTTGCCATATATCAAAAAGAACAAGAAGTAG
- a CDS encoding NADH:ubiquinone reductase (Na(+)-transporting) subunit B, protein MKFLREGLDKVKPHFEKGGKLEKYYYPFEAIETFLFAPNHTTPNKGAHIRDAIDLKRLMTTVIVAMIPCLLFGMWNVGYQHFLATGEAATFGEQFLLGAIHVLPIVVVAYAAGLGVEFVFSIVRKHPINEGFLVTGMLIPLIMPVTIPLWQVALATIFAVLIGKEVFGGTGMNILNVALTARAFLYFAYPTDISGEVWTYFGNATPLEGYTGATPLAIAQSTPAGESVVDAIQNASFIKGSAFVDLFMGYLPGSIGETSTLMCLIGAALLILTGVGSWKIILSAFAGAYGMGLLFNALSLNPYMAMPAEYQLVIGGLAFGIVFMATDPVTAAHTELGKWIYGALIGILTVIIRVVNPAYPEGIMLAILLMNVFAPLIDHYVVQANKNRRLRRATV, encoded by the coding sequence ATGAAGTTTTTAAGAGAAGGACTAGATAAAGTAAAACCTCATTTTGAAAAGGGAGGTAAGTTAGAGAAGTACTACTATCCTTTTGAGGCGATAGAGACGTTCTTGTTTGCTCCAAATCATACTACTCCAAACAAAGGCGCTCACATTAGAGATGCTATTGATTTGAAGCGTTTGATGACTACGGTAATCGTAGCGATGATTCCATGCTTGTTGTTTGGAATGTGGAATGTTGGATACCAACACTTTCTAGCGACAGGAGAAGCTGCTACTTTCGGCGAGCAGTTTTTGTTAGGAGCGATTCATGTATTGCCTATTGTTGTAGTTGCATATGCGGCAGGTCTAGGTGTTGAATTTGTTTTTTCTATAGTGAGAAAACACCCGATCAATGAAGGTTTCTTGGTGACAGGAATGTTGATTCCTTTGATTATGCCGGTGACGATTCCTTTATGGCAGGTGGCTTTGGCTACGATTTTCGCTGTATTGATTGGTAAAGAAGTATTTGGTGGTACAGGTATGAATATCTTGAACGTAGCTTTGACTGCTAGAGCGTTCTTGTACTTTGCATACCCTACAGATATCTCAGGTGAAGTTTGGACTTATTTCGGAAATGCTACTCCTTTAGAAGGGTACACTGGAGCAACGCCTTTGGCTATAGCGCAGTCTACTCCTGCTGGAGAGTCAGTAGTTGACGCGATTCAAAATGCATCCTTTATTAAAGGTAGCGCATTCGTAGACTTATTCATGGGATACTTGCCGGGATCAATTGGCGAGACATCTACTTTGATGTGTTTGATTGGTGCTGCATTGTTGATCTTGACAGGTGTTGGAAGCTGGAAAATTATTCTTTCCGCTTTTGCTGGCGCTTACGGAATGGGATTGTTGTTTAATGCTTTATCATTGAATCCTTACATGGCTATGCCTGCTGAATATCAATTGGTGATCGGTGGATTGGCTTTCGGTATTGTTTTTATGGCTACAGACCCTGTAACTGCTGCTCATACTGAACTAGGCAAGTGGATTTATGGTGCGTTGATAGGAATATTGACAGTTATCATACGTGTAGTTAACCCTGCATACCCTGAAGGTATCATGTTGGCCATCTTACTAATGAACGTATTTGCGCCATTAATTGATCATTACGTTGTTCAAGCTAATAAAAATAGGAGGTTACGTCGTGCGACAGTCTAA
- a CDS encoding Na(+)-translocating NADH-quinone reductase subunit A translates to MSKTIKLKRGFDIRLKGVAEQKVASVAQPEVFALKPLDFVGIQRPKVTVKEGETVKAGTPILFDKKNEQVLYTAPVSGEVVEIKRGLKRRVEEIKILADKEIQYETFNAYSSSELGKASREQLQEQLLKSGAWPHIIQRPYGVVAKPSDTARDIFISGFDSNPLAADIDFILKDDKKYLQAGIDVISKFTSGKVYLGLNGKKASQLFSDVSGVEKYSFQGPHPAGNVGVQIHNVKPVNKDEVVWTISPYGLVQIGKVFLEGKYDASKVVAVAGSEVKTAQYYKTYSGACIKNFLKDNLLEEHVRCVSGSPLTGSRIEKDGFIGFYDNSVAVIPEGDEYELFGWALPTTNKLSFHKALGLLSFVNPHKEFRLNTNIRGEERAFVQSGVLERVVPMDVLPTYLLKAVMAQDFENMEALGIYEVIEEDLALCEFVDVSKHKVQAILREGLDLLQYS, encoded by the coding sequence ATGTCAAAAACCATAAAGTTAAAAAGAGGATTTGATATCAGGTTGAAGGGAGTTGCTGAACAAAAAGTAGCTTCAGTTGCTCAGCCTGAGGTTTTTGCGCTGAAACCTCTCGACTTTGTAGGCATTCAAAGGCCTAAAGTCACCGTGAAGGAAGGGGAAACAGTTAAAGCAGGAACGCCTATACTTTTTGATAAGAAAAATGAGCAAGTTCTTTACACTGCGCCTGTTAGTGGAGAAGTTGTTGAGATCAAAAGAGGGTTAAAAAGAAGAGTTGAAGAAATTAAGATCTTGGCTGACAAAGAAATTCAGTATGAGACATTCAACGCTTACTCATCATCAGAGCTAGGAAAAGCTTCAAGAGAACAGCTTCAAGAGCAATTATTGAAAAGTGGCGCATGGCCTCATATCATCCAAAGACCTTATGGTGTGGTGGCAAAACCATCGGATACGGCTAGAGATATTTTCATATCTGGATTCGACAGCAACCCACTTGCGGCGGATATCGACTTTATCCTTAAGGATGACAAGAAATATCTTCAAGCGGGTATCGATGTGATTTCCAAATTCACTAGTGGTAAAGTTTATTTAGGATTGAATGGCAAGAAAGCCAGCCAATTGTTTTCCGATGTGAGCGGTGTTGAAAAATACAGCTTCCAAGGACCTCACCCTGCTGGGAATGTAGGTGTTCAAATCCACAATGTCAAGCCTGTGAATAAGGATGAAGTGGTTTGGACAATCTCTCCTTATGGATTGGTTCAGATTGGGAAAGTATTCTTGGAAGGAAAATACGATGCTAGTAAAGTTGTTGCTGTAGCTGGATCTGAAGTGAAAACTGCCCAGTATTACAAAACATACAGCGGAGCTTGTATCAAAAATTTCCTTAAGGATAATTTATTAGAAGAGCATGTAAGATGCGTTTCCGGTTCTCCATTGACAGGTTCAAGAATCGAAAAAGATGGATTTATCGGATTTTATGACAATAGTGTTGCAGTAATTCCTGAAGGTGACGAGTATGAATTGTTTGGTTGGGCTTTGCCTACTACAAACAAGCTTAGCTTCCACAAGGCTTTAGGTTTGCTTTCTTTTGTGAATCCTCATAAAGAGTTCAGGTTGAATACTAATATTCGCGGAGAAGAAAGAGCGTTTGTTCAGTCTGGTGTTCTTGAAAGAGTAGTGCCAATGGATGTCTTGCCTACATATCTTTTAAAGGCAGTAATGGCTCAAGATTTTGAGAATATGGAAGCCTTGGGAATTTACGAGGTGATTGAGGAAGATTTGGCACTTTGCGAATTTGTGGATGTGTCAAAGCATAAAGTACAAGCAATCTTAAGAGAAGGTTTAGACCTATTGCAATATAGCTAA
- a CDS encoding 4-hydroxy-3-methylbut-2-enyl diphosphate reductase yields MAVEIDANSGYCFGVEFAIQMAEDEMEASGQELYCLGDIVHNDMEVKRLHAKGLRVIDRESLKELRDCKVLIRAHGEPPETYKLAIENNIELIDASCPVVLKLQNRVKNSYDKMEKNDGQIVIYGKKGHAEVIGLTGQTKNSSIIVTTEEDLGQIDFNRPVTLYSQTTKSTKGFYAIKEAIEQRIKTAKGIENLEVLDFDANDSICRQVSNREPQLNKFAQVHDMILFVSGKKSSNGKALYGVCKSVNESSYFIENEDEIDISWFEGKKSVGICGATSTPMWLMKRVAKYCENL; encoded by the coding sequence CTGGCTGTAGAAATTGACGCGAATTCAGGCTATTGTTTTGGGGTGGAGTTTGCCATACAGATGGCTGAAGATGAAATGGAAGCTTCAGGACAAGAGTTGTATTGCTTAGGCGATATCGTTCATAACGATATGGAAGTCAAACGCCTTCATGCCAAAGGTTTAAGAGTAATAGATCGAGAAAGCTTGAAAGAGTTGAGAGACTGCAAGGTCTTGATCAGAGCTCATGGAGAGCCTCCAGAAACGTATAAGCTAGCTATAGAGAATAACATCGAATTAATTGACGCTTCTTGTCCGGTGGTTTTGAAGCTGCAAAACCGTGTTAAAAACTCCTATGATAAAATGGAGAAAAACGATGGTCAGATCGTTATTTATGGCAAAAAAGGCCATGCCGAAGTTATTGGGTTGACAGGCCAGACAAAGAACAGTTCTATCATAGTGACCACAGAAGAGGATTTAGGTCAAATCGATTTTAATCGACCGGTGACCCTTTACAGCCAAACGACTAAAAGCACAAAAGGCTTTTATGCTATAAAAGAGGCTATAGAACAAAGAATAAAAACCGCCAAGGGAATAGAAAATCTTGAAGTTTTGGACTTTGACGCAAATGACAGTATTTGCCGTCAGGTGTCAAATAGAGAGCCTCAGTTGAATAAATTCGCCCAAGTACATGATATGATTTTGTTTGTTAGCGGGAAAAAAAGCTCGAATGGCAAAGCTTTGTATGGTGTTTGCAAAAGCGTTAATGAGTCAAGCTATTTTATAGAAAATGAGGACGAAATCGATATTTCTTGGTTTGAAGGCAAAAAATCTGTGGGTATTTGCGGAGCTACATCGACGCCAATGTGGTTGATGAAGCGAGTAGCGAAATATTGCGAAAACCTATAG
- the cmk gene encoding (d)CMP kinase: MNKKIVIAIDGFSGCGKSSTAKAVAAQLNYGYIDTGAMYRAVTLYFVENHISITDSKHVNEALRKIEISFKYNDKKGRNETYLNGLNVEDEIRKMYVSDQVSEVSAIVEVRNAMVSQQRKMAKSKGIVMDGRDIGTVVFPDAELKVFMTTDVKVRAERRQKELLEQGEAANLDEIIENFKKRDHLDTTRKQSPLRKADDAIALDTTSLNFEDQVKRIVDLAFAKINEL, encoded by the coding sequence ATGAATAAGAAAATTGTTATCGCCATTGACGGCTTTTCAGGTTGCGGGAAGAGTTCCACGGCTAAAGCTGTAGCCGCGCAATTAAACTATGGTTATATTGACACAGGAGCCATGTACAGAGCGGTTACTTTGTATTTTGTTGAAAATCATATTTCAATAACTGACTCAAAGCATGTGAATGAAGCTTTGCGTAAAATCGAGATATCTTTCAAATACAATGATAAGAAAGGTAGGAATGAAACTTACCTTAATGGCTTGAATGTGGAGGACGAGATACGAAAGATGTATGTTTCTGATCAAGTCAGCGAGGTGAGCGCTATTGTGGAAGTCAGAAACGCTATGGTCAGCCAGCAACGAAAAATGGCGAAGAGCAAAGGAATCGTCATGGATGGCAGGGATATTGGCACAGTGGTATTTCCTGATGCTGAGTTAAAAGTTTTTATGACTACCGATGTTAAGGTAAGAGCAGAGCGAAGACAAAAGGAATTGCTTGAGCAGGGAGAGGCTGCAAATCTTGACGAGATTATTGAGAATTTTAAGAAAAGGGATCACTTGGATACGACTAGAAAGCAAAGTCCACTGAGAAAAGCCGACGATGCTATTGCATTGGATACTACCTCGTTGAATTTTGAAGATCAGGTCAAAAGAATTGTTGATTTGGCTTTTGCCAAGATTAATGAATTATAA
- a CDS encoding ABC-F family ATP-binding cassette domain-containing protein yields the protein MNFLSVETLTKSFGERSLFENISFGVGQGQKVALVGVNGCGKSTLLKIIAGEDTPDSGVVAFRKGIKVSHLSQNPSFNEDDKIINAIFDSNNETLKLIKEYELCLTKSAYDESAQEKLTELMSQMDDKQAWDYESQIKQILGELGLYDLEQSISQLSGGQRKRVALAKALIEKPDFMIMDEPTNHLDLDSIEWLENYLATAQLSLILVTHDRYFLEKVTNEIIEIDQGGLHVYKGNYSYFLEKKAERQEQEATEISKAKNLMKKELEWMRRQPKARGTKAKYRVDAFGDLKKKASKKIVEQNVELSVKTQRLGGKILEIDKLNKAYDGISFIKDFSYIFKKKDRIGIIGKNGVGKSTFLNTLTGEITPDSGEIEKGVNTVFGYYTQTELQFKEDQRVIDIVKEVAEVIHMADGSTITASSLLTMFNFPPDTQYSVVSKLSGGEKRRLQLLRVLMLNPNFLILDEPTNDLDLITLNTLEDFLFNFSGCLLIVSHDRYFMDRLVDHSFIFEGEGIIKDFPGNYSDYREWKLEEDARKEAEQKELAQRKSEEAKQKTLEKPKEKKKLSFKEQKEYETLEQDIENLEIEKEELLEKMNSGITDHQELAEIAQRIETVDHELDSKTERWIELSEYV from the coding sequence ATGAATTTCCTTTCTGTCGAAACGCTAACCAAAAGCTTTGGAGAACGATCTTTATTTGAAAATATAAGTTTTGGTGTAGGCCAAGGCCAAAAAGTGGCTTTGGTGGGCGTCAATGGTTGTGGCAAGTCCACTCTTCTTAAAATCATAGCTGGCGAGGACACTCCCGACTCGGGTGTAGTTGCATTTCGCAAGGGCATCAAAGTGTCTCACCTTTCCCAGAATCCTAGTTTTAATGAAGATGACAAAATCATTAACGCCATATTTGACAGCAACAATGAAACTTTGAAATTAATCAAAGAGTATGAACTGTGTCTAACCAAGAGTGCCTATGATGAATCCGCTCAAGAAAAATTAACAGAGTTGATGTCGCAAATGGATGATAAGCAAGCTTGGGATTATGAAAGCCAAATCAAACAAATACTCGGAGAATTAGGGCTTTATGATTTGGAGCAATCAATTAGCCAGCTTTCTGGCGGTCAAAGAAAACGTGTGGCATTAGCCAAAGCCTTGATTGAAAAGCCTGACTTTATGATCATGGATGAGCCAACCAACCACTTGGATCTGGATTCAATAGAATGGCTTGAGAATTATCTTGCTACTGCTCAACTATCATTAATACTTGTAACTCACGACAGGTATTTCTTGGAAAAAGTCACAAATGAGATCATCGAAATTGATCAAGGAGGATTGCACGTCTACAAAGGAAATTATAGTTATTTCCTAGAAAAAAAAGCCGAAAGACAAGAGCAAGAAGCTACAGAAATCAGCAAAGCCAAGAACTTGATGAAAAAAGAGCTTGAGTGGATGCGAAGACAACCAAAAGCAAGAGGAACAAAAGCCAAATACCGAGTTGATGCTTTTGGAGATCTTAAAAAGAAAGCATCTAAAAAGATTGTCGAACAAAATGTTGAGTTGAGTGTGAAAACGCAAAGGCTGGGTGGCAAAATCTTGGAGATCGACAAGCTAAACAAAGCTTATGACGGTATCTCTTTTATCAAAGATTTCAGTTACATATTCAAGAAAAAAGACAGAATAGGTATCATAGGCAAAAATGGTGTAGGAAAATCAACATTCTTAAATACACTGACTGGTGAAATTACTCCTGATAGTGGAGAAATAGAGAAAGGAGTGAACACAGTCTTTGGTTATTATACTCAAACTGAACTTCAATTTAAAGAGGACCAAAGAGTAATCGACATTGTGAAAGAAGTAGCGGAAGTCATACACATGGCTGATGGATCTACGATTACAGCATCGTCGCTACTTACTATGTTCAACTTTCCACCAGACACTCAATACAGCGTTGTATCCAAATTAAGCGGTGGAGAGAAAAGAAGACTCCAACTATTAAGAGTTTTGATGCTCAACCCTAACTTCCTGATTCTGGATGAGCCTACCAATGATTTAGACTTGATCACACTAAATACTTTGGAAGACTTTCTTTTCAATTTTTCCGGGTGCCTATTGATTGTAAGCCATGATCGTTACTTTATGGACAGGTTAGTGGATCATTCATTTATATTTGAAGGAGAAGGAATAATCAAAGACTTCCCAGGCAATTATTCAGACTACAGAGAGTGGAAGCTAGAGGAAGATGCTCGCAAAGAAGCAGAACAAAAGGAATTAGCTCAACGCAAGAGCGAAGAAGCCAAGCAAAAAACTTTAGAAAAACCAAAAGAAAAAAAGAAGCTCTCATTCAAAGAGCAAAAAGAGTATGAAACTCTAGAGCAGGATATCGAAAACCTTGAAATAGAAAAAGAGGAATTATTGGAGAAAATGAATTCTGGCATCACTGACCATCAAGAGCTTGCTGAAATAGCTCAACGAATTGAAACTGTAGACCATGAGCTAGATTCAAAAACAGAAAGATGGATTGAACTATCTGAATATGTATAA